A genomic segment from Gopherus evgoodei ecotype Sinaloan lineage chromosome 6, rGopEvg1_v1.p, whole genome shotgun sequence encodes:
- the SLC30A5 gene encoding LOW QUALITY PROTEIN: zinc transporter 5 (The sequence of the model RefSeq protein was modified relative to this genomic sequence to represent the inferred CDS: inserted 11 bases in 8 codons) yields the protein METVYSGEALAGGGGLGPVDVPSARLTRYIVLLCFTKFLKALGLFESYDLLKVVHLVQFIFVVQLGCAFFMVLFQKPFSSGKTVTKRQWIKIVKHAVVGCIISLLWFFGLTLCGPLRTLLLFEHSDIVVVSLLSVLFTSSGGGPAKTRGAAFFIIAVICLLLFDNDDLMAKIAEHPEGHHDSALTHVLHTIIAFLGVADHKGGVLLLVLALCCXVGFHMASRKLSVDVGGAKRLQALSHLVSVFLLCPWVIVLSLTTESKVESWSSLIMPFITVIFFVVILDFYVESICSVKMEASKCARYGSLLILISALLFGSFWTHPITDQLRAMXKPAHHEITEHVLSGGVVVSAIFLHFICQYSVAPSRKGQKGTLIGYSPEAXPLYNFMGDALQHSSQSLPRFIXESLKQIREDYDSRQIFYFLCLNLAFTFVELFYGVWTNSLGLISDGFHMLWXSALVMGLFAALMTRWKATRIFSYGYGRVEILSGFINGLFLMVIAFFVFMESVARLVDPPDIDTNMLTPVSVGGLIVNLVGICAFSHAHSHGASRGGCHSHDHSHSHHGHGHGHCHGHSHSDHGHNHSHGHNHSHGFSGGGMNANMRGVFLHXLADTLGSVGVIISTIFIQQFGWLIADPLCSLLLXYIFLSVIPLIKDACQVLLLRLPPECEKXLHIALEKIQKIDGLISYRDPHFWCHSASVVAGTLHVQVMSDVMEQRIIQQVTAVLKDAGVNNLTIQVEKEAYFQHMSGLSTGFHEVIAMTQKMESMKYYKDGTYIM from the exons ATGGAGACAGTCTACAGCGGCGAGGCCCTGGCCGGAGGAGGCGGGCTGGGGCCCGTGGATGTGCCCAGCGCCCG GCTGACTAGATACATTGTGCTGCTGTGTTTCACCAAGTTTTTAAAGGCTCTGGGACTTTTTGAATCCTATGATCTCCTGAAAGTGGTCCACCTTGTCCAGTTTATCTTTGTAGTACAGCTGGG GTGTGCATTTTTTATGGTTTTGTTTCAAAAGCCATTTTCTTCTGGAAAAACTGTGACCAAGCGCCAG TGGATCAAAATAGTTAAACATGCTGTTGTTGGCTGTATCATTTCACTTTTGTGGTTTTTTGGCCTCACTCTTTGTGGACCTCTCAG GACATTGTTGCTGTTTGAGCACAGTGATATTGTTGTTGTGTCTCTGCTTAGTGTTTTGTTCACAAGTTCAGGAGGAGGACCAGCAaag ACAAGAGGTGCTGCGTTTTTCATCATTGCTGTGATCTGCTTATTGCTTTTTGATAATGATGATCTCATGGCTAAAATTGCAGAACATC CTGAGGGACATCATGACAGTGCTCTTACCCATGTTCTTCATACAATCATTGCTTTCCTAGGAGTTGCAGATCACAAG GGTGGAGTGCTGTTGCTGGTACTGGCATTGTGTT AGGTTGGTTTTCATATGGCTTCCCGAAAGCTCTCTGTAGATGTAGGAGGAGCCAAGCGTCTTCAAGCTTTGTCTCATCTTGTTTCCGTCTTTCTGTTGTGCCCCTGGGTCATCGTCCTATCTCTGACAACTGAG AGTAAAGTCGAATCCTGGTCCTCTCTCATCATGCCTttcataacagttatcttttttGTCGTGATCTTGGATTTTTATGTGGAGTCCATATGTTCTGTCAAGATGGAAGCCTCGAAGTGTGCCCGTTATGGATCGTTGCTCATTTTAATTAGTGCGCTGCTCTTTGGCAGCTTCTGGACACATCCAATAACAGATCAGCTTCGAGCTA ACAAGCCAGCACACCATGAAATCACAGAGCATGTTCTCTCTGGAGGAGTGGTAGTGAGTGCCATTTTCCTTCATTTTAT CTGCCAATATTCTGTCGCCCCCTCCAGGAAAGGGCAGAAAGGCACTCTTATTGGCTATTCTCCTGAAG TTCCTCTATATAATTTTATGGGTGATGCTTTGCAGCATAGTTCTCAATCGTTACCCCGGTTTA AAGAGTCACTGAAACAAATCCGTGAGGATTATGACTCTAGACAGATTTTCTACTTCTTGTGCCTAAATCTG gcTTTCACTTTTGTGGAACTCTTCTATGGAGTGTGGACCAATAGCCTTGGTCTAATTTCAGATGGATTTCATATGCTTTG TTCTGCTTTAGTTATGGGGCTTTTCGCAGCTCTAATGACTAGATGGAAAGCAACCCGCATATTTTCATATGG ATATGGCCGTGTAGAAATTCTCTCTGGATTTATTAATGGCCTTTTTCTAATGGTAATAGCTTTCTTCGTGTTCATGGAGTCTGTGGCCAGACTGGTAGATCCTCCAGACATAGATACAAATATGTTAACT CCAGTCTCGGTTGGAGGGCTGATAGTAAACCTTGTTGGTATCTGtgcctttagccatgcccactcCCATGGTGCTTCTCGTGGAGGCTGTCACTCACATGATCACAGCCATTCACACCATGGTCATGGACATGGACACTGTCATGGCCATTCCCACAGTGACCACGGACACAATCACAGTCATGGACATAATCACTCTCATGGGTTTTCAGGAGGAGGCATGAATGCCAACATGAGAG GTGTGTTTTTACA GTTGGCAGACACCCTGGGTAGTGTTGGTGTGATCATATCTACGATATTTATTCAACAGTTTGGATGGCTGATAGCTGATCCCCTGTGCTCTCTCTTATT CTACATTTTTCTCAGTGTTATCCCACTGATCAAAGATGCCTGTCAAGTGCTTTTGCTGAGGCTACCACCAGAATGTGAGA ATCTGCACATTGCACTAGAAAAG atccagaaaaTAGATGGTTTAATATCCTACAGAGATCCTCATTTCTGGTGTCACTCTGCTAGTGTTGTGGCAGGTACTTTACATGTACAGGTGATGTCAGATGTGATGGAACAGAGAATTATACAGCAG GTAACAGCGGTTCTGAAAGATGCTGGAGTGAACAATTTAACTATCCAGGTGGAGAAAGAAGCCTATTTTCAACATATGTCTGGCCTCAGTACAGGATTCCATGAAGTCATTGCTATGACACAAAAAATGGAATCCATGAAATACTACAAAGATGGCACTTACATCATGTGA